CCACCGGAAATATGGTCGAAACGTGACAAACGAAATTTCTTAGCGATTTCTCATTTCACCCCACACACAATAAACCATTTGATTTGTGTAATCAAATGCGGgcttttgaattaattagtTTGTTACGCACCTGAGCGTTCACTATTGTCCACTTATTGGTGGTGTGTTAATTCATTTTAAGCTGTTTTCCAACTAGATACAGTTGAAAATATACTGGTTTTGACTGTGTGTTTTACGGGTCAATAATGTTTGATTTTAAAGATGATAGACTGggatatgtaattttattttttttaattatacgatGACAATTTGATGTATCCGTTAGTAAAGgagtaataatatgttttgtgtgaacaaattgaaaattattggTTATGGTTGATTTCGACTTAACTCTTTTGATTTCCGTtgtttatttctaattatcATTTACCTGTATCAAACTACccttgttaattaatttgtaaacaattttaaatatagatcaTGAGGGCTGAAGTTCTGCTATCGGGTATAGCCAGCGAAATATTGTAGCTCCAATTTTGAAACTTGGAGGTGAATACTCCATGGCTCCCATGATTAGATAAAGCAGTCTGCCCTGCACCAGCGCTTCCACTTTGTATGTTTCAAGAGCAATAGCGAAAGCAATGGTGACAAATCTGTACCCCATTTTAATACagttctctcaatatccgATGTACACGCAAAGTAGGGATTCATTTGTAATGATGAaatcacaataaataattgtgaaaTTGTCACTAATGGATGTATttgaactatttttttatgtgtaataCTGCCCTAAATaggaaaatatgtgtttaatttattttatgtgtcaTCAAAAACATTTGGACTCAAATGCAATCTATAAGCGTGATCGTTACATGTCATGAGTTAAATTTTACAGCTGCTATATTTGCATACTCGTAAAAGTTACTACCTAATGCATTTACCCCCCTAATCCCTTTCATTTGACACACTGTGTACACACACATAATACAAGTTTAACATACacctatgaaaaatataaacactcTTACCACAACCGAACAGAGTtgattttcatttaacatttaatttgggAAGCAAAGAAAAATGGTTTCACCACAACTTGATCTTGCAAACGAAAGTTAGAGATAAGAATTTTATGGTTTGTTTACTCGTTTTATTAGAACTAATATATTAGGTACCACTTAACAAAGACGCAAATTTATTCATGGATCAgtcttaaaatttaacattattaacgctaaataaaattataaccgAACAGGGAAgaaataatacacaaaaaacaaatattacaagGTCATTGTGATTATCGAGTCGATAAATACTtgtataaatatcaaattaaaattaactatttattttaagtcctacctttgtttttattgacattaaaaCCCTAATGGTTTTGACGGGAGTCAGAGTTTGCGCTCCCATAACTCTGGactctatatattatatctatagtAAAACAcatgtttttgacatacaagGGGCATAGCGATAAGTTTCGTTTCTGAATATTACCTAAGGGTGATAATCAGAAACGCTCATTGTACCTTCTGTAATCAGGAAgggaaacaattttttttatagcacaGATAATATTCGGCTTGTGagtccattttttttatttggacgTTGTTTAAGTCTTGTCtcataaaaatcttttgcaATTAATGGATAAAGTACGTATCAACATATGCTAATCAGGGCTCATAAAATTAAGGCAACTATAAAACCGTAATCCATCGTAAAGTAAATGAGGGGTATTCCTAAGCAGATCTTGCAGATCAATTTGATAAATCTGCAATTTGTAATCGTAATTTTGTGTGAAATACTTCTCATAAAATTCTGTTCAAATAAGGTGAGATCAATTTACGGAAAACGTTGTAAGTGGTATGATGTAAGGGATTTTATGGATGTAAGAAATGACTTTACTGAATATCTTATTAAGTTTGTGCACTGGTTTGCTTTAACAAAGAACTCTTGTTGTAATTAGGATATTTAAGCAATTCGCTTTTGACATTCGtatgtatgttattaaaaaaatcgtttgtctgtaaagtcggtttagTCGGTTTGACGATAGTTGAATGCGACAACGAAGAAAATATTGATGGAATGGttgctttttcaaaagaaaattttaattttatttgtttgatagatattttgtatggatatagagaagtaggtgaatggaaatcacaattgaatggatcaagttacatttatttgtatgaataaatataattatgtcaattgccTTAAATGGAATGCCTCAGAGTGAGGTGAAGGCGCATGAGTCATATTTTTTCGGGCGTGCAGCCGGCTccatcgaattataagacgttgtcacatcaaaaaaacaaagttaaaaaagGTAAAgttaattctaattttttaaaatcggttttcagtgtatataaattattattcatcaagtatttattacaaaaatatggcCTAGTAGAAATGGGACTCTGttaggtattttaaaatcattcgtaatataaaattagcgCTAAGATTTTTAGTCAACACAAAACTATagtaaatcattataaattctCAATCATACTAAAATTGGTACGAGTTCGGGAGGGAaaattttacaacaataatttgCATGAAATTCATCAGAGGAGGATTTATGCGAGGGCGACATAAAACGTTTTACTAGTTATAGACTATAGTTGAGTCTTGTGTACATACAGTTACATTAAGTTtcgtttgatttttttttagttttagaatATCAAATATCATTATTCATCATGTATAATTCCGAGCGGAAGTAACAGATGTGGTCATATACACACGTcttaaatgcaaaaaaataacaatttttaatctaAACCATTCTTCCTATCTacacacaaaaagtttcatcaTAATTTTACGTGATATAGTTTAATTGCAAAACACGCTCATGCTTATAAAGAAGAATATATTGTCCAGGATTACACTCATTGTTTAacatatcttttaaaaaaaaggagaGCAGAAGTACATGCAATGTTAGTCTTCCGCCCtacatgaaaataaaagtaaataagttGATTTACCATTTgacctattttaataaaataattttgttataataaattacgttGAGTCGTTTCGTATTTCTGTCAAACATTCGAGTGAGTTGagattttgttttcaaaacCGTGGAATTTAATGTACCAAATGATTGTAAGCACGTGACAATGTGGCTATATAGGTTACTGCATTTCAGAGAGAGATTTTAAAACatcaacaatttgttttaaaacagaGTGAAGTATATTGattctaattaattttgaatacacAAGTCTTTAGCCACTGTAGATCAATAGATCACACACACAATAGATCATTTCAGCAGTGTTCGCtttttcagtgtgcgacttTTATACCTGACCTCGTTGCATCGAATTTCGGTTGTCTACCCGTATGCAAAACATCGAGAGGAAACCGCAAAAACGATTTAAGTCTCGTGTTGTCCTAAAAATGGTCGGCAAGGGCATACCTCGTGTATGGAATGCCGTAGTATCCTTCTGTGAGCAAGTGTTGCTACAAAAGAAGACAGCAAACGAGAGAGGGAGCGCTTTATGATGAATCTTAGGGTTAGAAGGCGGAGTAAATAGGAGAAGATTTCACCATCTCCTACCTCCTATACCATATACAACGGAAGTTTGTAAGTGTAACATTGAGAACATTGAGGTCCCGGTAGAATGCGAGAGTGACCCCGGAGCCTCTGTAAAGGGGCTTTGTAGATACTAACTACTCGAGGTGGCTTTAGTGGGTATTGCGCACCCCCACTCCTGCAACTTTTGGGGACATGGGATAAAAAAAGTCCCATAAatcacctacatgcctataaaaaaacaaataattccgAAACGGTGACatattgtagcgccactggtttttttaatagttctaTAGCAACTCAATCAAATCGCCGAGGggaataaaactaaacaaactTTTGATcgcgatatatatattatatactgtaTTCCCGTATTTTGGAGAAAATTACCTATTAAGGGAGAAGGAGTTCTCCCATTCAATCCTGGAGAAACAAAGTGtgtcttaaaattaaattgtgtaacctatattaaagtatgtaatttaacatttttaacttaactattattaagaaatcttTAAATTGCAACGTTCTGTTTATAAGTTACTCTGTAAGAATAAGTTATGTGTGGTGACAAAACTAATTAGTATTAGTGGTTTAACGACTTCCTCAGTAACTGGAACCATTGTCTTTCATTCGTAAACAAAATGGCgctttacattaaattttcagtaatgacttaattataatttaaagctTAGCCTATATAGTTAAAGTTTTTGCTTAATTTTTGAAGTTTGACAAGCAATTGACAATGCTAAAATTTAGttagtttatacatatttgttaattcaaaattctCATGAATATTACTTAAATTGTAGAATCAGGTGCCAGCTGCAATTTCtagtttgccccctgttctatataaaaaaatatgttatttatccTTAACGGACAACTTTTTAATACATGTTATCGACTTGTTAATATGTCTTCCCAAACCTGATAATCTCgaataaacaataatgaaaGTGTATCTTGCTACGCAATAGATGAATATTtaagctcagctcgggctgttcaatatcaatattcaataaaaatcatataaataaactaaaacaacattaattataaaaacaaaaatctattaatgGTATATAACTAAAtgcaatcaataaaatttgttaattttaacattagctcaaactgtgaaggaaaacatcgtgaggaaaccggcttgccttagaccgaaaaaagtggacggtgtgtgtcaggcacacctgaaagctgatcacctacttgcctattcaatttacaaatgatcatgaaacagatacagaaatctgaggcccagacctagaaaggttgtagcgccactgattttattaatttttttaatcaataaaatttaggtAAAAACAAGTagaaacaattacaaatagaataatcaaataattaatattacaactGTAGAAAGAAcgtaaaaaatcaaaaaacttaatttgctCGATTAGGATATAGTCGAAAGAAAAGAAAGGTCACGCAAtactttagtttttgtttaatcatTCGATGAGGCATTTCGCTTTTACTGTCCGATTGATTAATAATACTTGGTAATTAACAATCTTCTTAGTTCCCCTCATGAGTTATGTTCATTCTTCGATTCGTCGGCTCACCTTACTGACCGTGACAACAACTATTTAGTATTCAAAAAGAGCTCAAAGACTTTCACGGTTTGAATTTTATACAGTATCTTCTTTATCCTATAACAATAAGGAAATTATAAGcattattgtgtatttttgaaataatccCTTAAAAGCGTTCTTTGATGAAAATGCCTGCAGCCTAATCTTTTAAAGTCACAACATCAGTACTAATAGATGAAATGCTAATATCACTTAAGACAATAAATAGCCCTCGGCAACATTAAgagttatattatatcaaagaCTATTTGCATATTATTCACcctttatttttgtacatcgaagtttttaaattgtcaaaaaataattattaaagttccCACTAACTCTGATTCGATCAGTTTGAAGTAAATGTATTACAAATCATCATGTACACCCAGATTTTACCATCTTTTTATTCCTTCAATTTCAATATCCTAAATAAGTATTTGTTACTTCCAATCAATTAGAAACCGTacgaaataacaaaattagaCCTACCGTCATCAAATACTCAACAATAATTCAACCAGTAACGCGAGTTTTTTCATGACGTAGATTATGATATTCCTATAaacttttatctttattaagatgcaaattattataaataataaaattaaacaaataattattcatataattagtattttaccACAAAAAACGGTGGCGATGATACACTATTCATACACTATGTGTCTATATGAAAAACGCACACAATTGATTACATTTTAAGTTAACATTACACTcatagtaatattatacagGTTGCCTCTCAGtataaaatgtgtgcgtgtactagtgtacacacgtaagaagtggaacttctttatgaccttaatTTTCGAAAATGATCTACTGTATGCAacttaatggcttcgaatctcttcgaatcaaccgtggtaggaacaagaaaaatatggcgcgtaacggaaaatgtgacgcgtaaacgaaaaatgtgacgtgcATCCGAACAAAAAaattccaacgccgataaacaAGTTTCTCTtcaaaaaagacaaatataaaatcattagtaatataacaaaacattggcaaatatataaaaaaatattacaagaacGTCTAAAACCAAGCGATACGAAAAGTGaatgagaaaatattaaacgtgGCGATCGGTGTTGTCTAACCTAAACTCaacaaacttaataaaaatctatctaTTACGAACCACGTAACCATTATAAACGCAACGATAATGTACATTTTTGCAAACCTTTAAAACTTGttcttaattgtaaaattaggaaataattaaaatgtaccttTGATTAAAAATCTCACTCAAGTGAACAATAGTCCCTTTTccctttaaattaaaaattcctcGGACAAAAAGGGTAAAACCACACGTGAGACGAAtcttaattactatttaataagCAAATATTGGATATTATCTTAATTACATGCCTCTATGTTAATGAAAAAGCCTTATatgttctaaatattttattaataatacttggtttatataaaaatcatttaaattcaatatttattatttatttacttattgaagtttaccacatcatacttaatgctatatctacaatatatgttataagctagcttttctaaaatatataacaattttgtgaaacattgttattgtatgggttttattgttaaattaatataagtcAATGGTATAAGCAAAAACTTTAACACAAgctcataataatatatttaattaagttccaAGGACCCgattttctttcataaaatAGTTCTGTGTTATGGAATATTCAAAAGTTACCTTGGTATAGAGTATATGTTATATCGAACTAAATAAAGTACAGATAAATATCTCTATAACGTTTTGAAGATGCTATTTCAAATGATATTTACAACAGTATTATCAAACAATTCAcctataataacaattactcTATGGATCGCCGCAGAGTAAATTACTTGTTTCAGTATTCTAATCTGGTAATAGACAAAGGGCTAGCCAAACAAGCTACAGGCTGACTGGACTAATTCTATCTACATGTCTTATCAAAGCTGTGATTGAGCTACGTGACTTACCtatgttgttttattaatgcaAGTTATGAAAGCGCTCCCTTAGATAGCTGTTCAtgatttaatagtttaaatgtttgaaaaaaattgattatatgTACGAAAATATATCGGTAAAAGTGTTATTCTAGGACGTAGAGCCAAATTTGGgtgataaaatgtaaaacaaaacgaGAGCCCACAATGTTTGATTGTGATTAGTCAATAGGATCTCCAGTCTATTACTTCTTCTGACTTTTGAGTAGGTACATCTGACATAAGAGCAGTATTGGTGGGTAGTGTCTCAGGTAGTGGCTTCAGTGGGCGCCTCTTAATACCAGGTCATATATTAGAATCACATAAACATCGTCTGATTGCTTACTTGAATATTaaacgaaacagatacagacatctTAGCCCAAGACCTGGGATGTAGCGCCATTGCTTTTTGGACACTACTCCTCCTcacaaaatgattttaaaatagactACAAAGTGAGTTTAACCAAGTTTTACCTGATAGTACTTTCCGAAACAGCAGCATAGGAGCTTATGGGATTATCTGTCCTTGACACTAATTCCCAAACACAATTAATtctactaattattaacttcaaTCAATTGGCATTTCACGTTGATTGCATTCAATTAACTGGGAATTACCTATTAGTCtatatctaattatttttctataattatgcACTACTATTTGTATTCTGCATACGTTTATATTTTGAGAAAATAGTtagacatatattatatattatatatatatatattacatatattatatatatatatatataatataatatacacaatatcttgtcaacctgtcctatgctgatacagaaaatattcttattgtcCAAAAATActatagttataaatttatgttatatagaaatcataaagtaatatacaatttacatgtcaaaactaagtgactagcTGCTGACAACgcagggaatcctagtgtgggGACTAGTGCactttatattgtataataaagtttttttctttcttttccaATTAATTGTGGTAAATCAGTAACGTGAAGTGTGCCTATAGATTTAGAAAAGAGtctgtctatatatatatatatatttatatatataaatatatatactgcCGTGTATATAcagcatatatattatacaaactaTATATGAATCAGTGAATAAAGCGCCTGTGTTGTTGTTAACGCGTCTGTAAATCACAGTCTTGCTGCTAGCAATTTACAGGCGTTTAAGGTGAGTTTACTGACGCGGTCACTTGTTTTAatctgtatataataaaaacttttttgcatatgtataaattataaccatATAATGGAACTTGTACTGCATAGTACACCAAACAGAGCATGTATAATGCAGTGTGTGACAAATTTTTCACTGATATTTTCATGTGAAAAGCCTATGATGAatttaatctaaaacaatTAAGTTAGCAGGGATTTAACCCAAGGCGATGGGCTAAAATCAATTCTAAAGCACCAGAGGTATGGAGTCAGATATTATCTATGAACCAGGCTGgctgaaataaaatagatgTCACATCaatgtcataaaatataaacttttcgaaaatatacaaaaagcacatatcaaatgtaatttaatgaataatttcaatatattaaacgGTGAGGAATGCCAAAACCAGATACAAGAGACTTCGAAGAGAGATATTCCTCTTGTTTCCTCGATTTGGGTGTTAAAACCGGTAAGATTTTTAAGATCTTGTagtgataatataaatgtatgcgCTACACAGACGCAACCAGACTTGTCTAGATTTTGCACATGAagataattaacatttaatagttatttattaatattttttcatttagcAATAATGCAGTCTGCATTGGATaattccttaaaaatatagtcaTAAGCAGTAAGAATAATGTTTTGAAGAAATTAgtataaattcttaaataattttacaagtatttttatagttatagaactgttaatgaattttattgttttttttttttaaattaaaaaaatgctctATTTGtttatggtaaaaataaattggaataaataaaccttataTTAGCATAAATAGGCTTTTAAATAGGTTAAAGTTCTATTCtcacataaaaattatgataaacaCTATGCTGTACAATATAACCTAATCTATGTAATCTAACTTTGTTTTAACAGTTGCAGGCCTCCTAATTGGTAGTATGATGGGCAGTTTCTTCCTTCATGGCTATAAGAAATGGCCAATGTATATAGGAGGTGGACTCGGCGTGGGGATGGCTTATAAAAATTGCGAAAACAGCTTAAACAATTTCCTTCTTTCAATGGATCCAAAGGCTTGTGTAATCAAGtaagtacaatatttttatataaaaaaaatccgaaaacataaacaaaattttgtaagTAATCGGCTTCTTGTCTTCGTGTTTGTCAATTTCTATTCATAAAGCTTCGTCATGGCTTAATTTAACTTAGTTACCGTCGTTAATGGGCAAACTCAGCAGCACATGCTATTATTTGCCAAACAATATGGTTGAAACCGATAATGTTCCTTAAAAAGGACtactaaaacttttttgttcTTTTCTGGTGAGTTCCATTTTAAACGGTTATAAATCATTTGCAACTGTACGCAATAGGAGACCAAGATTTATCAGGGTTGCCATTTTTAACAGAATTGAGTAGGAGGTTATCAATTTCaagagtaatttttttcaacaatacttgataaaaaaaatgaagtaTTGAGAAACCGATGAAACTAATAAAGCGTAAACAACGTTTTCTAAACATTAttacaacaaatattatttgaaaaagacCCCCTAATAAAGCCCAAAATGTAACCAATCGTCCTATATTTTCTCATTTAAAATCTGTGATTAACTATAACAATATAGACAGTATTGCAAAGTACTATTTTAGTCATTTATCGTGCCACCGCTTGGTCAATGGTGAAGATGTTAGTTCTTTTCATAAACACAGCGGGTTGTTTCCTTGCACCTTTGTCTGCATAAAGGTCAGTTACATCCTCACCTATTCAAATAACGTCTTTTGTTTCTGCCCTTTCTATTATGTGAAATCACTTTGCTGTTTGCAAACTTACCGCCTTGCCACCTACAGCGCTTTTATCGTGTATTCTATTTTGTTAAGTAATCCATTGTGTAAGAGCTCAGAATAGCTTAACAGTTTTTACGTTTAGTTGGGTCACTTGTTTCAATTTCAACGTTTTCATTTCGATCGTTTGTGAGTCATAGACGGTTTGCTTTGAACTTTTCGACGGTTTTTTTAACCTCAATTATATTTCGTTCGGATTGCCTTTATTTGCGCCTGGCTTGTATACGCTAGAGGCGAAGAATGGGATGTCATCgatacagttttttttgtatagccGCTAGTTTTTAAAACCGTTCGAAATTAAGAGCTATTGAATTTTCGTAtgtcaatatttttgatattggATATAAAACTGCGTTGAATGTTTTTTATGGATGTGTTATCATAACttttattacagtattttatAGTGTCTCAATAAatgtaagtatataaaataaggaTTTCATTATGAAgtcatacaaacaaaaaagttagttttattataagtagaTTTTGGCATttcagaatattaaaaaagattaaGACTGTTCTCTTCTTTGTTTTCAGGAAGAAACCATAAGACACATATGAACTAATTTACAAGTGACGATGACCTGAATACCCCGTcaaaatttttacattataactaTGAATCTTTccaaatattaagttatttttctgaatgtaaatatattaatttaaatcaaatcattacatttctttacttttattacattcaaacaataaatatattatttgatcgTAAGTCAAAGGACCACAATAAAAACATAGCCAATCTAAGTATGTTAAGCTCGATATTGGAATCGATTTCCAGCGAATCAGTTGGAATGCACAATATTctccaataataattataaattacacacattgaaatatttttgttctttgCAGGGGAGAtataggtttatttttttagatca
This is a stretch of genomic DNA from Pieris brassicae chromosome 1, ilPieBrab1.1, whole genome shotgun sequence. It encodes these proteins:
- the LOC123712523 gene encoding MICOS complex subunit Mic10-like isoform X1; its protein translation is MPKPDTRDFEERYSSCFLDLGVKTVAGLLIGSMMGSFFLHGYKKWPMYIGGGLGVGMAYKNCENSLNNFLLSMDPKACVIKKKP
- the LOC123712523 gene encoding MICOS complex subunit Mic10-like isoform X2; protein product: MPKPDTRDFEERYSSCFLDLGVKTGLLIGSMMGSFFLHGYKKWPMYIGGGLGVGMAYKNCENSLNNFLLSMDPKACVIKKKP